Proteins encoded in a region of the Roseateles sp. SL47 genome:
- a CDS encoding lipopolysaccharide biosynthesis protein, with product MMHSVRWLSLAQASKVLGQLVSVVVLSRLLPPSAYGVMALAGVVLTFASLLRDMGTGAAIIQRKSLTPALANTVFWLNAGMGVSLGLVLAAAAYPISIFFREPQLFPVMLLMSLGFPLGAITAVHQAWMERHARFRELAILDVFTQVGGLCLSVACALAGWGVYSFVVPTLFTIGVNSTWLWFKSGFKPGRSWSREEFRSLWGFSGSLTAFNFINYFARNADSMIIGRLLGAGPLGQYGMAYKLMLFPVQHMSWVVGRALLPRLSGIQDDLGAVRDVYFKVLGGIALLSMPIMVGLWSLRVPFTEVVLGPTWAIVAPLLGWLAPVGIMQSLMSTIGSTLTSQGRTAALFYLGLFNTATVLLGFFLGAQHGVVGVAAGYFVANSVNFIVTLVCMGRWLQATPGPLWRQMKAPVLSSLAMGLALYAAGLALGHTELPLKLQLGMLIAVGAAVYLGVLGLFGLSPKTLLSTLKGKA from the coding sequence ATGATGCACAGCGTGCGCTGGCTGAGCCTGGCCCAGGCCAGCAAGGTGCTGGGGCAACTCGTCAGTGTGGTGGTGTTGTCGCGGCTGCTGCCGCCGTCCGCCTATGGGGTGATGGCGCTGGCCGGTGTGGTGCTCACCTTCGCCAGCCTGCTGCGCGACATGGGCACCGGCGCCGCCATCATCCAGCGCAAGAGCCTCACGCCCGCGCTGGCCAACACCGTGTTCTGGCTGAACGCGGGCATGGGCGTGAGCCTGGGCCTGGTGCTCGCAGCAGCGGCGTATCCCATCTCGATCTTCTTCCGTGAGCCGCAGCTGTTCCCGGTGATGCTGTTGATGTCGCTGGGCTTTCCGCTCGGGGCCATCACGGCGGTGCATCAGGCCTGGATGGAGCGCCATGCGCGCTTTCGCGAACTCGCCATCCTGGATGTGTTCACCCAGGTGGGCGGGCTGTGCCTGTCGGTGGCCTGCGCGCTGGCGGGCTGGGGTGTCTACAGCTTTGTGGTGCCAACGCTCTTCACCATCGGCGTGAACAGCACCTGGCTGTGGTTCAAGTCCGGCTTCAAGCCGGGGCGCTCGTGGAGCCGGGAGGAGTTCCGGTCCTTGTGGGGCTTCAGTGGCAGCCTCACCGCCTTCAACTTCATCAACTACTTCGCCCGCAATGCCGACAGCATGATCATCGGCCGCCTGCTGGGGGCGGGGCCGCTGGGCCAGTATGGAATGGCCTACAAGCTGATGCTGTTCCCGGTGCAGCACATGAGCTGGGTGGTGGGCCGTGCGCTGCTGCCCCGGCTGAGCGGCATCCAGGACGATCTGGGGGCCGTGCGGGACGTCTACTTCAAGGTGCTGGGGGGGATTGCGCTGCTGAGCATGCCCATCATGGTGGGGCTGTGGTCGCTGCGGGTGCCGTTCACCGAGGTGGTGCTGGGGCCGACGTGGGCCATCGTGGCACCGCTGCTGGGCTGGTTGGCACCGGTGGGCATCATGCAGTCGCTGATGAGCACCATCGGCAGCACCTTGACCTCACAAGGCCGCACTGCCGCGCTGTTCTATCTGGGCCTCTTCAACACCGCCACCGTGCTGCTCGGGTTCTTCCTCGGTGCGCAGCACGGCGTGGTCGGTGTTGCGGCAGGTTACTTCGTCGCCAATTCTGTGAACTTCATCGTGACCCTGGTGTGCATGGGACGCTGGCTGCAGGCCACCCCCGGCCCCCTGTGGCGACAGATGAAAGCACCGGTGTTGTCGTCCCTGGCCATGGGCCTTGCGCTGTATGCCGCCGGGCTGGCGCTGGGTCACACGGAGTTACCACTGAAGCTGCAACTCGGCATGCTGATTGCCGTTGGCGCCGCGGTATACCTGGGTGTGTTGGGGCTGTTCGGACTGTCTCCGAAAACATTGCTCTCCACCTTGAAAGGGAAGGCGTAA
- a CDS encoding glycosyltransferase family 2 protein, translating into MLELLQGLPWLLVLLLSLLLAVPALLLLAQVVLALLPDRELKDHPRPERIAVVMPAHNEGRGLRPTLMQALAQLGPQDRILVVADNCTDDTAAQARDFDVTVVERTHDTERGKGFALDFGVRHLEALAIQEGQAPDVVVILDADCELGPRLLPRIASVAQATGRPVQATYLMHAANDGLKARIAEFAMRVKNLVRPRGMHQLGLPCGLYGTGMAFPWAVAVQAPLASGHLAEDMQLGVRLAQLGAPPLLCEDALVTSTFAKSQEGAASQRTRWEHGHLAMLVSEGPGLLWRSMRPGRGAQLLQVLDMLVPPLTLLALLQVAWLLVTLVLATVLGWWLPLVVAVLSLLMLTAAIVIAQQRWADDILSLSELAGAPLLLLAKVPLYLRFVFKRQVEWVRTKRDL; encoded by the coding sequence ATGCTTGAACTGCTGCAGGGCTTGCCCTGGTTGCTGGTGCTGTTGCTGAGCCTGCTGCTGGCGGTGCCGGCGCTGCTGCTGCTGGCACAGGTGGTGCTGGCCCTGCTGCCGGACCGAGAGCTCAAGGACCATCCGCGGCCGGAGCGCATTGCGGTGGTGATGCCGGCTCACAATGAGGGCCGGGGCCTGCGGCCGACGCTGATGCAGGCGCTGGCCCAGCTGGGCCCCCAGGACCGCATCCTGGTGGTGGCGGACAACTGCACCGATGACACGGCTGCGCAGGCGCGTGACTTCGATGTGACGGTGGTGGAACGCACCCACGACACCGAGCGGGGCAAAGGCTTTGCCCTGGACTTTGGGGTGCGCCATCTGGAGGCCCTGGCCATCCAGGAAGGCCAGGCGCCGGATGTGGTGGTGATCCTCGATGCCGATTGCGAGCTGGGGCCGCGCCTGCTGCCGCGCATTGCGTCGGTGGCGCAGGCCACCGGCCGGCCGGTGCAGGCCACCTACCTGATGCATGCGGCCAATGACGGCCTCAAGGCCCGAATCGCCGAATTCGCCATGCGGGTGAAGAACCTGGTGCGCCCGCGTGGCATGCATCAACTGGGGCTGCCTTGCGGCCTCTACGGCACCGGCATGGCCTTCCCCTGGGCAGTGGCCGTGCAGGCCCCCCTGGCCAGCGGGCATCTGGCGGAAGACATGCAGCTGGGCGTGCGCCTGGCCCAACTGGGGGCGCCGCCGCTGCTGTGCGAAGACGCCCTGGTGACCAGCACCTTCGCCAAGAGCCAGGAAGGCGCGGCCAGCCAGCGCACCCGCTGGGAACATGGTCATCTGGCCATGCTGGTGAGTGAGGGCCCGGGTCTGCTGTGGCGGTCGATGCGGCCCGGCCGCGGCGCCCAACTGCTGCAGGTGCTGGACATGCTGGTGCCACCGCTCACGCTGCTGGCGCTGCTGCAGGTGGCCTGGCTGCTGGTGACGCTGGTGCTGGCTACCGTGCTGGGCTGGTGGTTGCCGCTGGTGGTGGCGGTGCTCAGCCTGCTGATGCTGACGGCGGCGATTGTCATCGCCCAGCAACGTTGGGCGGATGACATCCTGAGCCTGTCCGAATTGGCCGGAGCACCGCTGCTCCTGCTGGCCAAGGTGCCCCTCTATCTGCGCTTTGTCTTCAAGCGCCAGGTGGAGTGGGTGCGGACCAAACGAGACCTGTGA
- a CDS encoding Atrophin-1 multi-domain protein has translation MTMQWDRRQWCGASLGLVAGAVAPGFASAQADRPSDKQGDKQDKRPGRGGDRPGEGPFGTAERPFSAQSPWNCRPVDPVLDGWTIPKDAYFPAIESGKYSVGVFLCSPDDKPQRVLGPLNQKGVWDPDAEAMVPEVLIPRWPAGVLPASGSDGHADLVDPQAGIIHSFFQLKKVGDEWRAQQYAWTRLDGRGWGDPAHYFQGARAAAVPTMGGLIRSHEIEDGDSVYRHALALSLTFSGLSPAPGYIFPATSADRGVEQNKGQIPEGALLMLPPDFEIRSLGDLSMRKIGETLKRYGGYVVDRNHGTPFCIYAEIGARFPIVLKNGWNSQVGNDLERLRGALRQVKSVKGWLDGHDRPVDLDAPQNLLSMRGDWRVVKGHARAHFDTWRQAVVFEEARDAVLAVEGNRQLSGVYWARPKAGQACKLTARCSGDARLRVELKDKGGRTVADSGELDNGKSASFDWPDGVVAARTSVRASGNGTASADLRVVAAA, from the coding sequence ATGACGATGCAGTGGGATCGACGCCAATGGTGCGGCGCCAGCCTGGGGCTGGTGGCCGGCGCAGTGGCGCCAGGCTTCGCGTCCGCACAGGCGGATCGACCGTCGGACAAGCAGGGTGACAAGCAAGATAAGCGCCCTGGTCGTGGTGGCGACCGTCCTGGTGAGGGGCCCTTCGGCACGGCGGAACGTCCGTTCTCGGCGCAGTCGCCGTGGAACTGCCGCCCGGTGGATCCGGTGCTGGATGGGTGGACGATTCCCAAGGACGCCTATTTCCCCGCCATCGAAAGCGGCAAGTATTCGGTTGGCGTGTTCCTGTGCAGCCCGGACGACAAGCCGCAGCGTGTGCTGGGCCCGCTCAACCAGAAGGGCGTCTGGGACCCGGATGCCGAAGCCATGGTGCCGGAGGTGCTGATTCCGCGCTGGCCTGCCGGCGTGTTGCCGGCCAGCGGGTCGGACGGGCACGCGGACCTGGTGGATCCGCAGGCGGGCATCATCCATTCGTTCTTCCAGCTCAAGAAGGTGGGCGACGAATGGCGGGCCCAGCAATATGCCTGGACCCGGCTGGATGGCCGCGGCTGGGGCGACCCGGCCCACTACTTCCAGGGCGCCCGCGCGGCGGCGGTGCCCACCATGGGCGGCCTGATCCGCAGCCATGAAATCGAGGACGGTGACAGTGTCTACCGCCATGCGCTGGCGCTCTCTCTCACCTTCTCCGGCCTGAGTCCGGCGCCGGGCTACATCTTCCCGGCGACTTCGGCCGACCGAGGGGTGGAGCAGAACAAGGGCCAGATTCCCGAAGGCGCGCTGCTGATGCTGCCGCCGGATTTCGAGATCCGCTCCCTGGGCGACCTGAGCATGCGCAAGATCGGCGAGACGCTCAAGCGGTATGGCGGCTATGTGGTGGACCGCAATCACGGCACGCCGTTCTGCATCTACGCCGAGATCGGCGCGCGCTTCCCGATCGTGCTCAAGAACGGCTGGAACAGCCAGGTGGGCAATGATCTGGAACGCCTGCGTGGTGCGCTGCGCCAGGTGAAATCGGTCAAGGGCTGGCTGGACGGCCATGACCGTCCGGTGGACCTGGACGCGCCGCAGAACCTGCTGTCCATGCGCGGCGATTGGCGCGTGGTGAAGGGCCATGCCCGCGCGCATTTCGACACCTGGCGCCAGGCGGTGGTGTTTGAAGAAGCCCGCGATGCGGTGCTGGCGGTGGAAGGCAACCGCCAGTTGAGCGGGGTGTACTGGGCCCGGCCCAAGGCCGGCCAGGCCTGCAAGCTCACCGCCCGCTGCTCCGGAGACGCCCGCCTGCGGGTGGAGCTCAAGGACAAAGGCGGACGCACGGTGGCGGACAGCGGCGAACTGGACAACGGCAAGAGCGCCAGCTTCGACTGGCCCGACGGTGTGGTGGCGGCGCGGACCTCGGTGCGTGCGTCCGGCAACGGCACCGCCAGTGCCGACCTGCGGGTGGTGGCGGCCGCATGA
- a CDS encoding Atrophin-1 multi-domain protein, with the protein MPEAWAQTNLPARTFGTFDTPFAAFSPWYMLPVAPVLGSFAIPTSTYYPTVAEGTWSTGVFKALSTDPGVTVYPPTGNTNGIWDPDAEAYRATVVIPRWPANVVPASGSDGHADIIDEAMGIVHSFFQLKLENGTWRAGQYAWAPLAGRGFGEGGHYYQGARAVGVPAIGGVIRKAEVDDGLAYYRHALAMSLTYNALSAATTYVYPATSADSNAATTNSGNIPEGALLMLPPTFDTSTITNLKLRKVAETLKRYGAYVVDRNTGTPFVIYAENGSNFNLMPNGWDNTTANELQAIRAELRQVVSVSSWLDGNGASIVPEQRLNILSLRGQWYLQRSSPLGTFDTWKQAVVFPSNAVDVMQVNYSLRTISNVAWAKPVAGTPYKLTSRCSGGGRLRLALYDNSGTKLYDSGELADGAVASFNWPANYGRVAVYAYSGNAGTVSTVGGSLISDAPLNSLSGKILMK; encoded by the coding sequence ATGCCCGAGGCCTGGGCCCAGACGAATCTGCCGGCCCGCACCTTCGGGACCTTTGATACGCCCTTTGCCGCGTTCTCCCCCTGGTACATGCTGCCGGTGGCGCCGGTGCTGGGCAGCTTCGCCATCCCCACGTCGACCTACTACCCCACCGTCGCGGAGGGCACCTGGTCCACGGGCGTATTCAAAGCGTTGTCCACCGACCCTGGCGTCACCGTGTATCCGCCCACCGGCAATACCAATGGCATCTGGGATCCCGATGCGGAGGCCTACCGCGCCACCGTGGTGATTCCGCGCTGGCCGGCCAATGTGGTGCCAGCCTCTGGCTCCGACGGGCATGCGGACATCATCGACGAGGCCATGGGCATCGTGCATTCGTTCTTCCAGCTCAAGCTGGAGAATGGCACCTGGCGGGCCGGCCAGTACGCCTGGGCACCGCTGGCCGGGCGCGGCTTCGGTGAGGGCGGTCACTACTACCAGGGCGCGCGCGCGGTGGGGGTGCCCGCCATCGGCGGGGTGATCCGCAAGGCGGAGGTGGATGATGGGCTGGCGTATTACCGTCATGCGCTGGCCATGTCGCTCACCTACAACGCGCTGAGTGCCGCCACCACCTATGTCTATCCGGCCACGTCGGCCGACAGCAATGCCGCCACCACCAACAGCGGCAACATCCCCGAAGGCGCGCTGCTGATGCTGCCGCCCACTTTCGACACGTCCACCATCACCAACCTCAAGCTGCGCAAGGTGGCCGAGACGCTCAAGCGCTACGGGGCTTATGTGGTGGACCGCAACACCGGCACCCCGTTTGTCATCTACGCCGAAAACGGCAGCAACTTCAACCTGATGCCCAACGGCTGGGACAACACCACCGCCAACGAGCTTCAGGCCATCCGGGCCGAGTTGCGGCAGGTGGTGAGTGTCTCGAGCTGGCTGGACGGCAATGGTGCCTCCATCGTGCCCGAGCAGCGCTTGAACATCCTGTCGCTGCGGGGCCAGTGGTATTTGCAGCGCAGTTCACCGCTGGGCACGTTCGACACCTGGAAACAGGCGGTGGTGTTTCCCAGCAACGCGGTGGATGTCATGCAGGTGAACTACAGCCTGCGCACCATCAGCAACGTTGCCTGGGCCAAGCCGGTGGCGGGCACGCCCTACAAGCTGACATCCCGTTGCAGCGGCGGCGGCCGGCTGCGTCTGGCGCTCTATGACAACAGCGGCACCAAGCTGTATGACAGCGGCGAACTGGCGGATGGCGCCGTGGCCAGCTTCAACTGGCCGGCCAACTACGGCCGGGTGGCGGTCTACGCCTACAGCGGCAATGCCGGCACCGTGTCCACCGTTGGGGGCAGCCTGATCTCTGACGCTCCTCTGAACTCGCTTTCCGGAAAGATCCTGATGAAATGA
- a CDS encoding serine acetyltransferase, producing MTQGHADIDWLADLARCGDTRAWRREQSLWALWVYRFGRRVDAMPEGLGRRWRTKAYWLMFRVVETVTGISLPKECRIGPGLRIWHFGGIFINPATVIGAHCTLRQGVTLGNREPDGPCPVLEDGVELGAYAQVLGGVRLGAGCRIGAMAVVLQNVPAGATAVGNPARILPLPSASAQEAGNGTAVVPTPAMPGAAAPVPDAAITTSSASVGD from the coding sequence ATGACCCAAGGGCATGCGGACATCGACTGGTTGGCCGACCTGGCGCGTTGCGGCGACACACGCGCCTGGCGGCGCGAACAATCGCTCTGGGCCTTGTGGGTCTACCGCTTCGGACGGCGGGTGGACGCGATGCCCGAGGGTTTGGGCCGCCGCTGGCGGACCAAGGCCTACTGGCTGATGTTCCGGGTGGTGGAAACCGTCACCGGCATCAGCCTGCCCAAGGAATGCCGCATTGGCCCGGGATTGCGCATCTGGCATTTCGGCGGCATTTTCATCAACCCGGCCACGGTCATCGGCGCCCACTGCACCTTGCGACAAGGTGTGACGCTGGGTAACCGTGAGCCGGATGGCCCCTGCCCGGTGCTGGAAGACGGCGTTGAGCTGGGCGCCTATGCCCAGGTGCTGGGGGGCGTGCGGCTGGGGGCGGGTTGCCGCATCGGCGCGATGGCCGTGGTGTTGCAAAACGTGCCGGCCGGAGCGACCGCCGTGGGCAACCCGGCACGAATCCTGCCCTTGCCGTCAGCCAGCGCCCAAGAGGCCGGCAATGGCACCGCCGTGGTGCCGACGCCGGCGATGCCGGGGGCGGCGGCACCGGTGCCGGATGCCGCCATCACCACATCGTCGGCGTCGGTCGGCGATTAA
- a CDS encoding WecB/TagA/CpsF family glycosyltransferase produces MSATLPMTAPASVLPTIAVDGLPFVASTVTQLADHIVSEALAGRGGWVVTPNVDILRRWRQEPEFRALVADANVFTADGRPIVWASQLQGTPLPSRLTGSDLFVQLMGRAHQAGLRMALMGGNEGTAEAAAARLVPQGAEATVRCLCPPFGFEQKPEEMARLERLLIDWQPQVVFIGLGSPKQEKLIARLRPLAPHAWFLGVGVSFSFVAGDVKRAPVWMQRSGLEWVHRLVQEPGRLARRYLVDGVPFALGLLWRASRAKKRVSR; encoded by the coding sequence ATGAGTGCGACCCTGCCGATGACCGCTCCCGCTTCTGTCCTGCCCACCATCGCGGTGGACGGACTGCCCTTTGTTGCCAGCACCGTGACGCAGCTGGCCGATCACATCGTGTCCGAGGCCCTGGCCGGTCGGGGCGGTTGGGTGGTGACCCCGAACGTCGACATCCTGCGCCGCTGGCGCCAGGAGCCCGAATTCCGCGCCCTGGTGGCCGACGCCAATGTCTTCACCGCCGATGGCCGCCCCATCGTGTGGGCCAGCCAGTTGCAGGGCACGCCGCTGCCGTCGCGGCTGACCGGCTCCGATCTATTTGTGCAGTTGATGGGCCGGGCCCATCAGGCCGGTCTGCGCATGGCGCTGATGGGCGGCAATGAAGGGACGGCTGAAGCTGCGGCGGCCCGCCTGGTGCCACAAGGGGCGGAGGCCACCGTGCGCTGCCTCTGCCCGCCCTTCGGTTTTGAGCAGAAGCCCGAAGAGATGGCACGGTTGGAACGCCTGCTGATCGACTGGCAACCGCAGGTGGTGTTCATCGGCCTGGGCTCGCCCAAGCAGGAAAAACTGATTGCCCGGCTGCGTCCGCTGGCCCCTCATGCCTGGTTCCTGGGGGTGGGTGTGAGTTTCAGCTTCGTGGCCGGGGATGTGAAACGCGCGCCCGTCTGGATGCAGCGCAGTGGCCTGGAATGGGTGCATCGGCTGGTGCAGGAGCCGGGCCGGCTGGCGCGGCGGTATCTGGTGGATGGCGTGCCGTTTGCGCTGGGGCTGCTGTGGCGGGCCTCGCGGGCAAAGAAGCGGGTGTCGCGGTGA
- a CDS encoding glycosyltransferase family 4 protein yields MKVAYLVNHYPKVSHTFIRREILALEKHGVPVQRLAVRGWDDPAPDPQDQAEKARTQYLLQGGASALAGAFFGEAVRAPGRFLNALRLALRIGLRADRPWPLHLVYLAEACVALRMLREAGATHVHAHFGTNSAEVAMLVEALGGPGYSFTVHGPEEFDKPEFLHLGEKIRRARFVVAITSFCRSQLYRWVDRQHWNKVRVVHCGLEPAFHQVQIAPPTGRRLVCVGRLSEQKGHLLLIEAAALVAAQEPDFELVLAGDGELRRDIEERIRAHQLEKHVRITGWISSDQVRQELLEARALVLASFAEGLPVVVMEAMALGRPVVSTGIAGIPELVLPDENGWLVPAGDAPALATAMLACLRTDDATLTRMGQAARQRVLMRHDVDVEAERLADLFQEYVHA; encoded by the coding sequence GTGAAGGTCGCGTATCTCGTCAACCACTATCCCAAGGTGAGCCACACCTTCATCCGCCGGGAGATCCTGGCGCTGGAGAAACATGGCGTGCCGGTGCAGCGGCTGGCCGTGCGCGGATGGGACGACCCGGCCCCGGACCCGCAGGACCAGGCCGAAAAGGCCCGCACGCAATACCTGCTGCAGGGCGGCGCCTCCGCGCTGGCCGGAGCGTTCTTCGGCGAGGCCGTGCGCGCGCCCGGGCGTTTCCTGAATGCCTTGCGCCTGGCGCTGCGCATCGGCCTGCGGGCCGACCGGCCCTGGCCGCTGCATCTGGTGTACCTCGCGGAAGCGTGTGTGGCGCTGCGCATGTTGCGGGAGGCCGGCGCCACCCATGTGCATGCGCACTTCGGCACCAACTCGGCCGAGGTGGCGATGCTGGTGGAGGCCCTGGGCGGCCCCGGCTACAGCTTCACCGTGCACGGGCCGGAAGAATTCGACAAACCCGAGTTCCTGCACCTGGGCGAGAAGATCCGCCGGGCGCGGTTCGTGGTGGCCATCACCTCGTTCTGCCGCAGCCAGCTCTATCGCTGGGTGGACCGGCAGCACTGGAACAAGGTGCGGGTGGTGCATTGCGGCCTGGAGCCGGCCTTCCATCAGGTGCAGATCGCGCCGCCCACGGGCCGCCGGCTGGTGTGCGTGGGGCGCCTGTCCGAGCAGAAGGGCCATCTGCTGTTGATCGAAGCCGCCGCGCTGGTGGCCGCCCAGGAGCCGGACTTTGAGCTGGTCCTGGCCGGTGACGGTGAATTGCGCCGCGACATCGAAGAACGCATTCGTGCGCACCAGCTGGAGAAGCATGTGCGCATCACCGGCTGGATCAGCAGCGACCAGGTGCGCCAGGAGCTGCTGGAGGCCCGCGCCCTGGTGCTGGCCAGCTTTGCCGAAGGCCTGCCGGTGGTGGTGATGGAAGCCATGGCCCTGGGCCGTCCGGTGGTGAGCACCGGCATTGCCGGCATTCCCGAACTGGTACTGCCGGACGAGAATGGCTGGCTGGTGCCGGCGGGTGACGCACCGGCCTTGGCGACGGCCATGCTGGCCTGCCTGCGCACGGATGACGCAACGCTGACCCGCATGGGCCAGGCGGCACGCCAGCGGGTGCTGATGCGCCACGATGTGGATGTGGAGGCCGAGCGTCTGGCCGATCTCTTCCAGGAGTACGTCCATGCTTGA
- a CDS encoding glycosyltransferase — protein MALFDVLMPVKNGEAFLSQALASVQAQTERDWRLLVLDHGSTDRTAEIVAGAAARDTRIELHPFPQAQGLAGLLNEGLALIEAPYLMRMDADDECLPDRMTLTHAAFERDAEVVLVGGQSVMIDAQGREIGALTHPTDKDELARCALFRNVFAHPTISLRSQAVWDRGIRYGHSMFRDTDPQADIAVPNLAEDYLLFSEIALQRQGINLPQNVLRYRFHAGSVSRQKYWDQLQMSGRISRHLGGLLARWAGQAAFDPVPFCSHGQALIDVKGRRDYAEDYARMVHALARAGSAWTGEAAERELRWRRTFVDRHPLGLASRALRFGFGGRADPWEMRTAMNALKQQIRGRERLQMEPAPT, from the coding sequence ATGGCCTTGTTTGATGTGCTGATGCCGGTGAAAAACGGCGAGGCCTTTCTCAGCCAGGCCCTGGCCAGCGTGCAGGCGCAGACCGAGCGCGACTGGCGTCTGCTGGTGCTGGACCATGGGTCCACCGACCGCACGGCAGAGATCGTGGCCGGTGCGGCGGCGCGGGACACGCGTATCGAGCTGCATCCATTCCCGCAGGCCCAGGGCCTGGCCGGGCTGCTGAATGAAGGCCTGGCGCTGATCGAGGCGCCCTACCTGATGCGCATGGATGCGGATGACGAGTGCCTGCCGGATCGCATGACCCTCACCCATGCCGCCTTTGAACGCGATGCGGAGGTGGTGCTGGTGGGCGGGCAGTCGGTGATGATCGATGCACAGGGCCGCGAGATCGGCGCGCTGACGCATCCGACCGACAAGGACGAACTGGCCCGTTGCGCGCTGTTCCGCAATGTGTTTGCCCATCCCACCATCAGCCTGCGCAGCCAGGCGGTGTGGGACCGGGGCATCCGCTACGGCCACTCGATGTTCCGGGACACCGACCCGCAGGCCGACATTGCCGTGCCCAATCTGGCCGAAGACTACCTGCTGTTCAGCGAAATTGCCCTGCAGCGCCAGGGCATCAACCTGCCGCAGAACGTGCTGCGTTATCGCTTCCATGCGGGCAGTGTCAGCCGCCAGAAGTACTGGGATCAGTTGCAGATGTCCGGCCGCATCTCGCGCCACCTGGGCGGCCTGCTGGCGCGCTGGGCCGGGCAGGCGGCCTTTGATCCGGTGCCGTTCTGCTCGCACGGGCAGGCGCTGATCGATGTGAAAGGCCGACGCGACTATGCCGAGGACTATGCCCGCATGGTCCATGCACTGGCCCGCGCCGGGTCCGCGTGGACCGGCGAGGCGGCCGAGCGGGAACTGCGCTGGCGTCGGACCTTTGTGGACCGGCACCCGCTGGGGTTGGCATCGCGGGCGCTGCGCTTCGGTTTTGGCGGCCGTGCGGACCCCTGGGAGATGCGCACCGCGATGAATGCCCTCAAGCAGCAGATTCGCGGGCGGGAGCGGCTGCAGATGGAGCCGGCGCCGACTTGA
- a CDS encoding glycosyltransferase produces the protein MRRVLVVRDELLPLSETFVRQQALHLRDWQATLVGQRLCPHGLSLQGLDHQLLDLTPSGPLDAIGWRLYRRLGWPLPQALRQLMQPDADGERPSLVHVHFATDAVLAWPWLKGLGLPTVVTLHGYDIHTRPDWWESGQGGDYMKDYPRRLREMAADPRVSFIAVSEAVRAQAISAYGIHPDRLHTLFIGVDTRDFAPTGVPAGEREPHILFVGRQVEKKGLEFLIRAMARVHQRFPQARVKVVGDGPLREPMEALAAELQSPVDFLGAQPSQRVRELLGTARIFCLPSIVSQSGDAEGLPISILEAQACGVPVVTSAMGGRDEGIEPERTGLAFAEGDVDALATQLERLLADPGLCSAMGSAARELATRKFDLQICQRALEAFYTSQAGGVR, from the coding sequence TTGAGACGAGTACTGGTTGTACGAGATGAACTGCTGCCGCTGTCCGAGACCTTCGTGCGCCAGCAGGCACTGCATCTGCGGGACTGGCAGGCCACGCTGGTGGGGCAGCGTCTATGCCCCCACGGGCTGTCGTTGCAGGGGCTGGACCATCAACTGCTGGACCTGACCCCCAGCGGCCCGCTGGATGCCATCGGCTGGCGGCTGTACCGCCGCCTGGGCTGGCCCTTGCCGCAGGCGCTGCGCCAACTGATGCAGCCGGATGCCGACGGCGAGCGGCCCTCGCTGGTCCATGTTCACTTCGCCACCGATGCGGTGCTGGCCTGGCCCTGGCTCAAGGGCCTGGGCCTGCCGACCGTGGTGACGCTGCATGGATACGACATCCACACGCGCCCCGACTGGTGGGAAAGCGGCCAGGGCGGCGACTACATGAAGGACTATCCGCGCCGGCTGCGGGAGATGGCGGCGGACCCACGCGTGTCCTTCATCGCCGTGTCCGAGGCGGTCCGCGCGCAGGCGATCTCCGCCTACGGCATCCATCCGGACCGGCTGCACACGCTGTTCATCGGCGTGGACACCCGTGACTTCGCTCCCACCGGCGTTCCCGCTGGTGAGCGGGAGCCGCACATCCTGTTTGTCGGCCGTCAGGTCGAGAAAAAGGGCCTGGAGTTTCTGATCCGCGCCATGGCCCGGGTGCATCAGCGCTTCCCGCAGGCACGGGTGAAGGTGGTGGGCGACGGCCCGCTGCGCGAGCCCATGGAGGCGCTGGCGGCCGAGCTGCAGTCCCCGGTGGACTTCCTCGGCGCCCAACCCAGCCAGCGCGTGCGTGAGCTGCTGGGGACGGCGCGCATCTTCTGCCTGCCCAGCATCGTCAGCCAGTCCGGTGATGCCGAGGGCTTGCCGATCTCCATCCTCGAAGCGCAGGCCTGCGGAGTTCCGGTGGTCACATCGGCCATGGGCGGCCGCGATGAAGGCATTGAACCGGAGCGCACCGGCCTGGCGTTTGCGGAAGGGGATGTGGACGCCCTGGCCACCCAGCTGGAACGGCTGCTGGCCGATCCCGGCCTGTGCAGCGCGATGGGCAGCGCCGCCCGTGAACTGGCCACGCGCAAATTCGACCTGCAGATCTGCCAGCGTGCGCTCGAAGCCTTCTACACCTCGCAGGCCGGAGGTGTGCGTTGA